In Macaca thibetana thibetana isolate TM-01 chromosome 8, ASM2454274v1, whole genome shotgun sequence, one DNA window encodes the following:
- the LOC126960733 gene encoding cytochrome c oxidase subunit 7C, mitochondrial-like yields MLGHNIRRFTTSVVGRSHYEEGPGKNLPFSVENKWALLVKMCLYFRFAFAAPFLIVRHQLLKS; encoded by the coding sequence ATGTTGGGCCACAACATCCGGAGGTTCACAACCTCTGTGGTCGGTAGGAGCCACTATGAGGAGGGCCCTGGGAAGAATTTGCCATTTTCAGTGGAAAACAAGTGGGCGTTACTAGTTAAGATGTGTTTGTACTTTAGATTTGCGTTTGCTGCACCCTTCCTTATAGTAAGACACCAACTGCTTAAATCATAA